Below is a genomic region from Onychostoma macrolepis isolate SWU-2019 chromosome 15, ASM1243209v1, whole genome shotgun sequence.
GGTAGGTGCTTTCTGCAAAACGGGAATGTTTCACCAGTGTTTATAATGTTCCTATGTGAAACGCTTTTGCTATTTTTTGCAGGCTGTGATGCTTTCTTTAAAATTAAGTACCGCTTACGTGAGCATCTACGCAGTCATACACAGGAGCGGCTGGTCGCTTGCCCCACCTGCGGCTGTATGTTCTCCAGCAATACCAAGTTCTTTGACCATATCCAAAGACAAGCAGAACCGGAAGGTCAGTTTATTTCAAATAGTTTCTCTTCACTCGCTGACATTACAGCAACACTGATGTTTAAGAATGTCCATTAAATGTCTCTAAGTCCATAGTTGTTccataaatatgttttattgcAGATTCTCTTACATGTGGACATTGTGACAAAGCATTTGCCAATGAGAGGCTGCTGAGAGACCATGTTCGTCAGCATGGTGGGTTAAAGTTTGATATGTAATTTAAACTTTTGAGATTGGGATACACAATATATCAATACCATATCAGTTACTGGCTGATATTAGAgatttaaattagtgctgtcaaatgattaattgcatccaaaataaaagtgtgtactgtgtatatttattatgtatatatgcatgaatatatttaagaaaaatgttatgtttatatattttatatatatatatatatatatatatatatatatatatatatataaataaatgcatgtaaatattttctaaatatatactgtatgtgtgtgtatttagatatacataataaatatacacagtacacataaaTTATgtcaacaaaaacttttattttggatgcgattaatcgcaattaattgtttgacagcactaatttaaatttattggaTATGAAATTATGCATGCTCATTTCctgattttacatttacattataatttacattgtacattataatgctataattctaaattaatttgtagaaatataaaatatatgttatgtattctttatttaggcaaaatagTATGGAATTTTAATATCGGCCATAGCATGAAAATAATGATCAGATTATGATTATTAGCCAGAATGTGATGTATCCTTTTATTTAGGATGCTTTATAAAAGAATGACATCTTCTGAAAAACAGTATTGTTCTTTATAGATGCTTTATACCATGTAAAGTCATATTTCTTTATGTACTGCCTTATTCagtacagattgtttcaaagcagcacAGTAATAACAgtatacttttttaatttattttatttatggttttaaagttttgataaatacagaaagaaagaaaaaaaaatggatgaacagcaaaacgaacaaacaaaaaactgctGAACTTCCTCAGTAATGAATACAAAGCAATTATTGAAAATACTGAAGATAGACacgtaaaaagaaaacaatattgCTTTATAAACCAGATCGAAAATAACAGTATTAATAGTGTCTCTAttcagctcagtttagttttgtTCTCATTCAGTAGTGTCAGTGCATTGAAATggataatattactgaatattaagTGTCTTTTACACCTATAAATATATCTCGGtttcctctttctttttttgcagtgaatcATATAAAATGTCCTCTCTGTGACATGACATGCACATCCCTTTCCACCTTGAAGATCCATATCAAATTCCGTCACTGCGATGAGAGGCCCTTCCCGTGTGACTTCTGTGAGAGCAGGTGGCTGCCGGGAGTTTGCACACTGTCCACATACACTCAATGAAGTACTGAAGaatatattgcatatatttattGGCTTGTCTCCTTACTTTTAGCTTCAAGAACCAGCATGATTTGCGGAGACACATGGAAACTCACAATGAGGGAGCAGCATACCACTGCACAGTAGAGGGCTGTGGATACTCTTCACGCATGGCCCACACTATGAACCAGCACTATAAACGAGTACATGAGGTCAGCCAGCAGAGGGTGCTGTAACCTCAGCCATGATTCATGTTTACAGGAACGTTTTTGAGTTGAGCTGTACTCATAGCATTTGAGTCGGAATGTTGattattacagaaaataattctGACACATCTGTACTGAACTATAAAACTAGTGTGCTGATCTTGTCTGTGCAAAGGCTGAATCATGTCGGCAACACACaacacttttttatttatttattttttttataatttcaagtTTATGCACTTGTACAGCTCAAATCAAAAACTTATTTACTGAttaaatttctttaataataaactttgcatttttgattttttaaaactttttcatttatatatttttaaaattatttaaagaaaatatacttttttttttttttaacatttttttgtattagtgTTGATGTGTTCAATTGTGTAAACTGCGTTTTACACATACAAAAATAGTGAAAGTCTTAAAACAGTTTATTTTGAgtaatgacttttttttatagttttagttagcTGTTAGTAATGTCATAAAATAACATGTATGAAAACTGTCTGCAACAGGACAACATGGTTCCAAGGTATAAGTGTCACCTTTGTGACAAGACCTTCTCTTGGTGTTACACACTCACCCTCCACCTTCGAAAGAAGCATCAACTCAAATGGCCATCTGGACATTCCCGTTTTAGGTATGCAATTAATAgtatcttaaaatgtaattagttGCTTCTGAGCTATTAAGTTGCCATCATGTACTAAAAATTGCTTGTTGAACAGGTACAAGAAGGATGAGGATGGGTATCTGCGGCTCAACATGGTGCGTTTTGAGACTGTAGAGGTTACGGAAGAGGTGATCAAAAACATGGCTGAAAAGCGCACCCCTCGCAAGGTCTCAGGTTCAACCAGTCACTCCAAGGAACCCATGCTGCATCCCGACAGCAGCAATAGCACTCCCCAACATTCTTCCTCTCCCTCCTCTCCTTCCTCATCTTCTTCGACCTCAGAGCTCCTGGAGGGAACTGACAGTAGTGGATTAAAAGGCGATGAAACATCTGTATATTGTGTGTTGAACACTGTGACTGAGGTCAGTGGGGATCCAGAGGAAATGGACCAACCTGGTGGGCCATCAGGGGCTGTTAGAGCTCTGGCTGCAGTGGCTAGAGGTCTAGGAATGGATGTGGTGTAATCTCATACCTATCAAATGCAGTTCTTATCAGAGACAACTTGTGTAAGAATACACAACCTGTTTAACCTCCATAGATTTAACATTTTCcattaaatcaatgtttttacTAATATGCAAAGCTTAAGAGGctgatgttgttttttttaaagcattttttgaGTTTTTACATGATCTCAGGTGTCTAATACATATTTGTACGTATGTTGTTCTCCATGTAGCACTCTGACTGTTagcactgttttattttacataaatattaccTTTGATATTTTTAGCtctgcattttaaaacatttgatttttgcttttatttttataaattaccAGGAACAATAAGATAAATTTTTGAGCCAAGGTAAGTAggtaaaatctaatttatttgtGTTGATACTTGTTgaatattttgcatattgtgTTGTATTATGGTTCCATTGTTGCCTTGCTATAGTTGTAAatagttgtgtattttttaaagtcCTTTAGTTTCAAATATATTGTTAACATTCAAAAAGAACaagtaaagttatttttttctcagaagtcattttaattattatttttttgaccAAAAAAATCATTTCCACCACTGTACATTTTGACTACACGTTATTTCACATGAAGTGCTTGATATACATAAGTCCGTCAGTTTCTGATTAAGTCCAGCTCACCGAGTCTCAGTGTCTCTGTGTGGGTGCAAAACAGGTCTGTCTATGAGAGGGGTCATCCGTCTCGGAGATCCTGGCCGTGCTGCCAGCATTGGAAAAAGCGGATGTGGTTGGGCGTGTAGATAAGCTGCAGGTAGAGTCCTACTGAGTGAGCTATAATGTGGGAGCCCTGTGCTGGGGTAAGCCGCCGTGAGGAGTCCTGGAGGCGGTAAGTGATGATCCAGTGCAGTATGATGCATAGCCAACAGGCGGCTACGCTCGCTTTCTTCTCTCAGGAAGGCCAGACGGTGCCTTTCCTCCAGCTGACTCCTTTGCTCCAAGGCCATGGATTGCAGAAATGGCTCTCGTGGGTAAGCAGGGTGCCCCATCATGGCACGTTGCAGGGAGTCGGTTCTTATTAAGAGGTCCTTGCCCAAGGAGTCCCTACGAGGAAGATCTAAACCTCGGTAAACATTCCGCATAGACTCCCAGTGTTGAGGTGAGTAAGGCAGCCTTTCGGCTCCAGGTAATGGACCCATTCCCAGAAAAGGTGAGACCAGCCTAATCCTATCAAGACCAGGGTGGCCAGCTGGGATTCCTATGGGCAAAGGAAGAGTTGAAAGAGGTGAAGGGTTAATAGCAGGGGTTCTAGGATCCTGCCATggtttttccaaaactttctggtgTGTTGTAACCTCATGGTCCTGGTCGTCTCTCTTCTCCTCCTTCACTCTCACCTTGCTGCTCTTGGCATGGGGTTCATACTCGACTCTAATCTTCTTCTCTGCTGGCTCCCAGGGTTGGCGATCACTGTTTGGCCGCTTGAGATCCTCTCTCTGTTGCTTGGGTGATGAACTCTCTTTTCCTGCTGGCTTGTCCTCAGCTGTCTGCTGCTGCTCGCTTTTGACATCCTTTTCTCTTTTGTCACTTTGgatctctttgtgttttggctCCTCAGTTTCTTGAGTTTGTTGCGGAAGCTCTTGGGCTTGTGTTTTCTCTCTTGCCTGCTCCTCTTCCTTGGGCTCATCAGGAGAGGAACTTTTGAAGGACTCTGTTGGTTGTTTGTTGTCCAGTGCACTATTCCTGATGGGGGACAAATGCCTTCCGTTTGATTTCTCTTTAGGCTCCCTGTAATGATTGAAATGAATGATTATCTGTTTAAACTCTTGACCAGGAGGTCAACTCTACGAATTCTTGATCAGGTAGGTTATCTAGgaccaggggtgtccaatcaTGTTCATGGAAGGccaatgtcctgcagagttcatcTCCAACCTGCCCCAAACTCACCAGCCTAGAGGTTCCTTgggtaatcctgaagaccttaattagctggtttaggcatttatttaaaactgaagctaaactctgcaggacagtggccttCCAGGAGCAGGAATGGACACCCCTGGCTTAGGTAGTTAGCTCCTGAAACACATCAAGGAGGTGTACATAACTGCAGAAAGCAATCTGTTAGCATTCCCAACTGTTCAATAACAGTTGCTCGGCTAGTGCAGGACTCCTTGGAAGTACCCAATTTGAAAATCTTTCCAGAACTAAGTGCCCATTTAGCAAACATGGCAGCGACCTAGTCACAAACTTTCAGGGATGCACATGCTGACTGAGCAACTGTTATTGAAGTGAATACTAACGGATAGGATTCTGTCAAGATCTTCTTGATCTTGGAATCGCAAAATTGCTGTTACGTACCGTTCCTTATCATCTTTGTCTAAGGAATCTCTCTTAATCGCTGCTCTGTCCGGTATGGAGGGAGCTCTCTCGGTTTCAGAAGGCCTTGGACACAGAGGGGGCGTTGGGAAGGACGAGGGCGTCTGGTGCAATCTGTTCCAGTTCTCCAGTTGTCCACTTGAAGTTGGCACCGTTTTACCATCTTTAGTCCCATGTGCTGCGTTTGGTGCTGTGAATGCCCGAGAATAATTATCGTCAGTCAGAGGAAGACTGCATTTTTAACCTACAGCAAAAGCAGATCCTTTCACGTCAGGATAAAAGAGATCCTTACTTATTGATGGGTTTCCTAGTCCTCCAAAGGCAGATGAACTCAGCGTACTTAGTCCTCCAAAGGTGAGTGGCTTATTAAGAGACTCTACACAATAACAAGAGATACGTGAGTTTAGAATTTGAGGAGTAATGTTGATCTAATATGAATTCAGTTTTGAAGTCAGACATAATCTTACCATGATGGGGGATTACACTGTGGAGATTGTTTGGGGTATGCGGTAAGTGTCCATAGGGCGAAACTGAAGGGTGTGTAGGACCTAACAAGACAGATGTAGATACTGGTGAGCACAGTCCTGTTTCTGTCAGACAATCTCTTATAAAACTCACAGGACACTTCTTACTGAGATCATGGGGATTCATTAATGTTGACACTGGCGGTACCTAACCCTACCCCAGTCCTGTCCAATcctgtttcttaagcaccaacgTCCTGCAGAATATAGCTCCAACCTGCCCTAAAATACCTGGAAGTAATCCTTTAAGTAATCCTGAAATCTTTAATTAGCTAtttcagatgtgtttaattattgttggagctgaactctatAGAACACTGGCCCTCTAGCAGGAGGACTGGACTACCCTAAAATCAATGGGAAGTAGCAGGTTGATGAGAATGCACCTAGTGTTAATCCATAACCCTATAATCTAATTGGTCGATGGGATGTTGTTGCAGAACCAACAACTTGGTGATCCAGGAACATCCCATTTAGCTAAATTTAGTCACTAGTGTGGATTTGATCCGTGCTGTAACTTGTACCTGCATTAGAGAGGATGGTGGAGGGACGGGGCAAATCACGTGGCTGCAGTCCCATGAAGCTCGAGCCAGGCGATCGATTCAGAAACTCGGGCTTAAACCCAAAATCTAATTTATGTGGCTCAATCTGCATCTGCTTCTGTAACCCCAGGAATAGAAAATGGTTACATTAATTACAGATTACTTGTTCAAAACTAGATATATATCCACATCTTGGGAAAAAAAACGgttatttattttgcacttaCCTTCATTTTTTGCTGATGATGGTAAACTTGCCATGCAATGTGGACATGCATTGCACACCACTTCCCAGGtttctgagggggaaaaaacaaaacaatgaatgaTGGGTAAAGAATTGTGATTTACTTAAAAAGGAGTTGAATAATCACATGTAAACCTTACCTTTGGTTTAGGACACATGGGGTcaataagctaaaaaaaaacacattacattatCCTCCTTATATTTCTTGAATGATAGACAGAACAGCTGTAAATATTTAACGAGACATATATGGCTCAGATTTTGACCCATTAGAGAAGCCTTGCAACTGATGCTAAATGGAAACTTACTCTGGAGTCCTTCTGTAAAAGTTGGTGTGGCACAGATCCTGGTCTTGACACCACGTCTAGTGGGTTGGAAGCCTGCAAATACAAAATTTGTGAATACTACATctatattcaattcaattattaACATGATCATGAATCATGCCCTGTTCTTCCACAGCACACATTCTCTTTTATACAAGTAATTATATAAGTGTGGCTAGTCCGGCCtttacattcattattattcCTGGCCTTTAAAAACAGGCTTTGCAAATGTGGGACTGAAAATAAACACTTTGCAGAATCTCATCTGAAAACTATAGAAAACCACGagacttttcttttcttgttttttctttctttgtgggAGGTCATCTCAACTCAAGAAATATCAAGTTATTCACAGGCTTCCTTTGGCGTCGTCAAGGCCTTTTAAGAATGCTGtgtttcaaacaaaacagaaagctAAGAGACAGAGTGGCAGGCAAACCTTGGGCTGAAAAGCTCCCTGGAGAGAGCTGAATGGTCCAGCAGGTGGAACCATAGGAGGTATTCCAGTCATTACTGACGGATAGGACGGGACCAACTGTAGAGAAACAGCagaaaaatgtcattaatgtcagGAAACAAAAGTGTGTTCATGCTGATTTAGGACACAAAAGCATTTCTGTTTATGGCCTTTAaagtgaaatcaaaattgacgcTATTTAGGTAAAGTACATTAATTACTGAACttaagtttacatctcacaattctattttttatttttttttattaatttatttttaagatttattatgataggacagATCAGAGCTGACAGGAAGTGAAAGTAGCAGAGAGATGGGGGGCGGGATTGGGATAGGTCCTCATGtcgggattcgaactcgggacgcccGTAGTACAACAGCACTGTATGTCGACAATTCTGGGTTTTTTTAAgcttctgccactgaataaataatactaaaggAAATTGTGACTCGAAATTctttgctttcaattgcttaTAGTTTATTAGATATAACAATTAAAACTTGTCTTAGAAttgcaagaaacaaagtcagaattgtgagatataattgcagaattatgagatataaactcctAATTAAGAGGGAAAAAAgccaaaattgtgagatatgaactgAATTCGGACTTTTTCACATCCcgcaattctgtttttcttcctccacataattaaaaataaaaacggtATTTGCGactgaattctgacttttttcttggcaagtttatatctcacaatttgaactcatcttctcagaattgcgaaaaAAGGGtcagaattatgaaataaaatgtcacaattatcttttaaaaaatttttattcaATGGCGGAAACATGCAACTCTAATCACTGGCCATGATGTGCACAAGATATAACTTACATTGTGTCTATGGAAGGTGTCCATTTTAGCGGGGTATTTGTCAAACTgcaagaaaagagaaaaagagagatttACCTTCACTTAATGACTTTGTACATTGCAATTGGTAGAATTTCAGCTCAAAACATTGACTATTATGAGTATTTCTCCTCACTTGTCTGGCAGGGCTACGCACCAGTGGTGCTGCTGGGCTGGGCATGATGGAATGGGGGAATGGAGTGAAGGTGTGCTGatgtgtgtgttggtgtgtgtgcTGGTGCTGGTGGAACTCCGTGCGCAGGTAGGCCGGGGGAGCTAGAGCGCCTCCTCGATCGGCAGTCTGGGAGGCCAGGAAGCGAGAGTTTAACTCTTGCCGCAGTAGGTCATGATCTAGAAGGCACGTGACAGAGCGAATCAGAGCACAGCTAGcagaaatatgatttattttttcagtccGTATGGTGCTGCTGTACCTGCGTAGGGAGCTGTTGCTGGCACGCTGGGCACCGGCAGAGCACTTCCTGTTAAGAGGGGAGGAGGAGGCAGGGCTGTAGTTGGGGCAAACATGTTGAGGTGTTTAGAGAGGGGGATGATTACTATGCTCTTCTTTACTTGTGCTGATGCACTCCAAGTGCACAAAAGTGACTACAAACAGCTTGTTCCTTTAGTCTTTCTTGGGTTCTAAATGTCTCCTCCTTGTGGCATTTTGCTCGTTGTTTTCTGCTCTCGCATTTGTGGTATTAGCAACATCAGCAAGACCTGCAGGTCAATAAAAATACTGAGTCAACACATGGCATACTAGGCCAGATAATTAGAGAATCCATCTTACCAAACAATGATTCAGTCACTTTGAATACAACAAGATTACATTGCTTGCAAAACTCACTGTCATAATGCTACACTCTGTGCCCACTTCAATCTGTAAAATTATGGTCCCTAAATATACtagttttatcatttaaaatgtaaatattgttagttttattacttagaaaatatttttgatgggtttaattaaataatatactaTACATTTGCATGTACAGCTCATGGTAGCTCTGTAAAAgttaataaagctgaatttaaaaaatatatatatttaaaataaattctcctatggaaaaatcctctTTCATTTTTCTGTTATAAATGTCACATTATGGGAAAAAATGGGTTACAGTTCACACCGATATTAATAAGCATTCTTGGACTACTATTACTTCACACATTTATGAGCCATGATGACCAAACATCTGACAAATTAACATACAATACCACTCATACAATACCACTCTAATGTTTAgggccagtaagattttttgaaaTACCTTTTTTCAGTAATAGTGCCATGAATTGAttcaaagtgacagtaaaaagtgacatttataatattacaaaagatttttcaactaaatactgttcttttgaaagaTGTTcatttaaagaatcctgaaaaattaaGTAGCAAAAATTTGAACATTtgtaatattaagaaatgtttcttgggcaccaaatcagcatattagaatgatttctgaacaatcatgtgacactgaatactggagtaatgatcacaagaataaaataccataatttaaaaaaacaaaaaaactgttattttaagttgtaatgaTATATCACAatagtactgtttttactttagtGAGCACTTCGTTAAGAGACCTTACCATCCCTAAATTGTGTTAAAGCAAAGATAACAGTTCAAAATGAGGAAAGATCCTCATAAATAAAGAGTAGGATATCTctatttttacagcattagcCATAGGCTACCACTGGTGACGTTTACTGGTCCCTGCCGGGGGCGCTAATAGTGAATGCAAATGTGATGAAGGGGTGAAATCCCTTAGGGATTGGCCCATCTATACAACCTGCAATTACCTCCTTTTGAACAGCACTCATGCACATAAAGCAAAGCAGTAAATCTCTTTTGTGTAGGGCTGTCAATTTGGGCCTTTTCTCCAGTACTGCTGTATCTATAGTGAAAGGTCTTTTGAGAGCCCCATAATGGATTGTTAGCTTCTCCGAGGGGTAGACCTCCTTTCGCGAACACCAGGGGTCCACGGAGGAGGGAAACACAAGGAGCAACTTATTCGCCTGAGCTGAGCTCCAAATCCCTTGTGATGAGCTGTTTGTATTGAATAGGATGACACAGCCGCAGGGGTCATTCAAACGTTGGGAACAGTGAACGTGCGTGGAGAAACTAAACGTGAATCCCAAGAACGCAATACTTTATAAACTTTCAGATCTGTAATGAGATGAACGCACAAGTCTCACGGGAGGAGAACAGAGTGGTACAGGCCACATGGCACAACTTAATAGCTGGACCGGCTACAGACTAATCGAGTAAAGCTAAATAATAAGCACACTGAGTCCTTAATAGACCCTCATAATGGCGCTGGCGTTTAAATCTAATTTGCATCCCGTTAAATCAAAGAACAGCATGTGCCGATGTACCCTTCCATCAGACGCCGCAATAACCTAGAAATGAAAACGTTTGGCCGGTGTTTATAAGACTGGTTTCGCTTAAACTGCTTGTTTTCAATTAGTGTCATGGCACGGTAATGCTCTATTTTGATGCAGGTCAGGAATTAAGCTAAGCCTCTTTTTGGAGCTGTCAGGCCACCAGCGAATTTGTCTTCCTGTGTCAGTTGGCAGCTCCCTTCCCCGAGCCATTTTTGTCATTCATCAAGCCCATTACTGGCCTAACCCTTCCAGGCATGCAGAAACGAATGGTCTAATCCCTTCATTCTCACAAAGACAAGATTAGCTGGAGGTTAAACACTCGTGTTCTTTAAATTTTGTCCTTGACAGAGTGCCAGGGGAAAGCTCTTAATCTCGTGAAGGAGCAGTTGGAGGGAGCTTTGTGTGCAATGTGCATACAAAAGTAGACGAGCACGGCTCAGGCGGAGCGCAGGTAAGCCCTCCTAAAAACTCCTCGTAATCTTCGAATCATGAGCGTGTTTACCGTAGCCGTCCCTCTGCGGTTTTGTGCTCGCAGATGGCGGAGACGTCTCATAAATCATCTGGTGGCATCGAGGGCCGTGTGCGTTATTGCTAGGGCACAGTTGGCAAATGACTCAAACTGAGAAACAGTTGTTCTTGTGTGCTGACAGGTTCCCACGTGGTTTTTAGCTCGCTGTGAATGAAGCCCACTCAGCTAAGGTGCATCTGTTCGGCTGCACCTCTCTGACACTTCAACAATCTTTGAGCACTATGTGGTTGGATTTCATCTGTGTGGGTTTGTATCGttgaaatgtgttaaaacaaCACTCAAACTTCTACATTCAGGATTAGTCATCAACTGAAAACAGCTAAAAAAAGCTCCTACCTCTATGTTTCTGCACTCTCCACACCCCTGAATCGTGTAGGAATCCTCTAGAAATGCGTCGTTCCAGTCGGACCAGGCTGTAATCTGGCAGGTTTAGAGAGTTGTCTCTGGTGCAGCGTTCAGCAGGCGTTCAACAGCTCTTGAATGAGACACAGGGGAACAGTATCTCTCTGTATTCTCAACTTGCCAGTCTGTCTGCAGGATCACAGTCTGTGG
It encodes:
- the zgc:112083 gene encoding histone H4 transcription factor — protein: MAKRRNVSKIMVACEWASCTFKSQSMEELSDHMSLHLKEHLGEGDAMEELEDYPCLWRGCEFLAMGSQSELIAHAHFHIFHSKLKYIGTQLLESHPDLPSCTQDLHSSSLVPDVSEGFVCQWQHCDSSFNNPEWFYRHVDMHAHCTELQPLPDRQQALFCSWSGCDAFFKIKYRLREHLRSHTQERLVACPTCGCMFSSNTKFFDHIQRQAEPEDSLTCGHCDKAFANERLLRDHVRQHVNHIKCPLCDMTCTSLSTLKIHIKFRHCDERPFPCDFCESSFKNQHDLRRHMETHNEGAAYHCTVEGCGYSSRMAHTMNQHYKRVHEDNMVPRYKCHLCDKTFSWCYTLTLHLRKKHQLKWPSGHSRFRYKKDEDGYLRLNMVRFETVEVTEEVIKNMAEKRTPRKVSGSTSHSKEPMLHPDSSNSTPQHSSSPSSPSSSSSTSELLEGTDSSGLKGDETSVYCVLNTVTEVSGDPEEMDQPGGPSGAVRALAAVARGLGMDVV
- the auts2b gene encoding autism susceptibility gene 2 protein homolog isoform X1; this translates as MFAPTTALPPPPLLTGSALPVPSVPATAPYADHDLLRQELNSRFLASQTADRGGALAPPAYLRTEFHQHQHTHQHTHQHTFTPFPHSIMPSPAAPLVRSPARQFDKYPAKMDTFHRHNLVPSYPSVMTGIPPMVPPAGPFSSLQGAFQPKASNPLDVVSRPGSVPHQLLQKDSRLIDPMCPKPKKPGKWCAMHVHIAWQVYHHQQKMKKQMQIEPHKLDFGFKPEFLNRSPGSSFMGLQPRDLPRPSTILSNAGPTHPSVSPYGHLPHTPNNLHSVIPHHESLNKPLTFGGLSTLSSSAFGGLGNPSITPNAAHGTKDGKTVPTSSGQLENWNRLHQTPSSFPTPPLCPRPSETERAPSIPDRAAIKRDSLDKDDKEREPKEKSNGRHLSPIRNSALDNKQPTESFKSSSPDEPKEEEQAREKTQAQELPQQTQETEEPKHKEIQSDKREKDVKSEQQQTAEDKPAGKESSSPKQQREDLKRPNSDRQPWEPAEKKIRVEYEPHAKSSKVRVKEEKRDDQDHEVTTHQKVLEKPWQDPRTPAINPSPLSTLPLPIGIPAGHPGLDRIRLVSPFLGMGPLPGAERLPYSPQHWESMRNVYRGLDLPRRDSLGKDLLIRTDSLQRAMMGHPAYPREPFLQSMALEQRSQLEERHRLAFLREESERSRLLAMHHTALDHHLPPPGLLTAAYPSTGLPHYSSLSRTLPAAYLHAQPHPLFPMLAARPGSPRRMTPLIDRPVLHPHRDTETR
- the auts2b gene encoding autism susceptibility gene 2 protein homolog isoform X3, which gives rise to MPSPAAPLVRSPARQFDKYPAKMDTFHRHNLVPSYPSVMTGIPPMVPPAGPFSSLQGAFQPKASNPLDVVSRPGSVPHQLLQKDSRLIDPMCPKPKKPGKWCAMHVHIAWQVYHHQQKMKKQMQIEPHKLDFGFKPEFLNRSPGSSFMGLQPRDLPRPSTILSNAGPTHPSVSPYGHLPHTPNNLHSVIPHHESLNKPLTFGGLSTLSSSAFGGLGNPSITPNAAHGTKDGKTVPTSSGQLENWNRLHQTPSSFPTPPLCPRPSETERAPSIPDRAAIKRDSLDKDDKEREPKEKSNGRHLSPIRNSALDNKQPTESFKSSSPDEPKEEEQAREKTQAQELPQQTQETEEPKHKEIQSDKREKDVKSEQQQTAEDKPAGKESSSPKQQREDLKRPNSDRQPWEPAEKKIRVEYEPHAKSSKVRVKEEKRDDQDHEVTTHQKVLEKPWQDPRTPAINPSPLSTLPLPIGIPAGHPGLDRIRLVSPFLGMGPLPGAERLPYSPQHWESMRNVYRGLDLPRRDSLGKDLLIRTDSLQRAMMGHPAYPREPFLQSMALEQRSQLEERHRLAFLREESERSRLLAMHHTALDHHLPPPGLLTAAYPSTGLPHYSSLSRTLPAAYLHAQPHPLFPMLAARPGSPRRMTPLIDRPVLHPHRDTETR
- the auts2b gene encoding autism susceptibility gene 2 protein homolog isoform X2 — encoded protein: MFAPTTALPPPPLLTGSALPVPSVPATAPYADHDLLRQELNSRFLASQTADRGGALAPPAYLRTEFHQHQHTHQHTHQHTFTPFPHSIMPSPAAPLFDKYPAKMDTFHRHNLVPSYPSVMTGIPPMVPPAGPFSSLQGAFQPKASNPLDVVSRPGSVPHQLLQKDSRLIDPMCPKPKKPGKWCAMHVHIAWQVYHHQQKMKKQMQIEPHKLDFGFKPEFLNRSPGSSFMGLQPRDLPRPSTILSNAGPTHPSVSPYGHLPHTPNNLHSVIPHHESLNKPLTFGGLSTLSSSAFGGLGNPSITPNAAHGTKDGKTVPTSSGQLENWNRLHQTPSSFPTPPLCPRPSETERAPSIPDRAAIKRDSLDKDDKEREPKEKSNGRHLSPIRNSALDNKQPTESFKSSSPDEPKEEEQAREKTQAQELPQQTQETEEPKHKEIQSDKREKDVKSEQQQTAEDKPAGKESSSPKQQREDLKRPNSDRQPWEPAEKKIRVEYEPHAKSSKVRVKEEKRDDQDHEVTTHQKVLEKPWQDPRTPAINPSPLSTLPLPIGIPAGHPGLDRIRLVSPFLGMGPLPGAERLPYSPQHWESMRNVYRGLDLPRRDSLGKDLLIRTDSLQRAMMGHPAYPREPFLQSMALEQRSQLEERHRLAFLREESERSRLLAMHHTALDHHLPPPGLLTAAYPSTGLPHYSSLSRTLPAAYLHAQPHPLFPMLAARPGSPRRMTPLIDRPVLHPHRDTETR